Proteins found in one Seonamhaeicola sp. S2-3 genomic segment:
- a CDS encoding translocation/assembly module TamB domain-containing protein, giving the protein MLVLSIPAVQTSLGNYATKRLNEEFGTNISIKRVGLQLNGDVEFKNIFIEDYKKDTLINIAELNTSILNFHNLYNNKMTFGDVDIIDLYLNIKTYKDTTDTNLDIFVKKIEGDNPKKGDGTFLLSSSDVSVYNGIFKLTDENREVSKRLDFKDLNINATNFLIKGSDVSTRINKLSFTDSRGLSIKNMMTNFKYTLTGMTFDNLNIKTAESTLKGDLKFLYKREDLQYFTDKVLVEANFKESDILLDELNLIYDEFGYNQRAIFDVNLTGTLNNLRATNLNLKTNRNTKVLGDIDFKNLFSKEENNFFMDGRFSNLTSTYTDLKALLPNVIGEAIPSTFERLGRFTITGNTQITSTTVNADIEIDTEIGVVYNDLKMTKVNDIDNAVYHGKVEFKEFDFGVFLDDPKIGIGSLDFDVEGNGFITETIDTKVKGDIYNIVYNNYNYSRIKVAGNVRNKIFDGNLIVNDKNLQMQFSGLVDFSEEIKKYDFEADVDYANLNTLNFIKKDSISIFKSRLNMNMNASNLDDAYGRISFSNTTYTNEHDTYYFKTFNISSRFDNSIRYIEFKSPDIIEGDLKGRFVFNDLKKLFENSLGHIYTNYIPHKVKTNQSIDFNFKIYNKIAEVIFPEIELGKNTFIRGRVESDETNFKLTFKSPQIKVYDYFANNIELQVDNSNPLFNTYVEVDSLNTKFYNVSKFNLINVTVNDTLFMRSEFKGGKQNKDTYNLSFYHTINEEMESVIGFKKSDFTIKDRKWYINEKSDTLNKLSFNKALTKFNFNNLKINHKDEEIKLSGFLKDSTQKDIKLNFKNVNLAKITPDIDSLSLAGKVNGKLDILQQNGSYLPNSTIVINDFKINNFPLGDFDAEIKGNEDLTNYVVNANIKNDISKSLIAQGNINVVGKQSTIDVGVNFDHFVLSPLNPLLDGVLSNIRGFITGEVNIVGDLKKPNIEGNLKLEDAGLGIPYLNVDYAFNNNASVTLKDQSFIFNNIQLTDTKFNSRGILDGSLSHVNLSKWSLDLNIKTKRLLVLDTEETEESLYYGRGFMGGVAQIKGPTEQLNINVIAETKAGTVFKIPLNDTESFGDNSFIHFVTKKEKEAKNKGEEVTFEEIQGLELDFDVDVTEDADLEIIIDKDTGHSLKGKGRGGILVEINTNGKFNMWGDFAVFEGIYNFAYGGLVQKQFIVQPGGTIAWNGDPLRNTTIDMLAIYKTQANPSPLLDNPINRSIPVELNIALTGDLEQPTPEFSFEFPNVNSSVKSELQYRLEAPDDKQNQALYLISTGSFSRGLNELNFSGTIAERLNGIINGIFSNGNGKFNLGVNYEAGQNSPDYQTDDRVGVTLQTQISDRVLINGKVGVPIGGADATNTVVAGDVQIDFLLNDEGTLVAKVFNRENSIQNFGEDIGYTQGVGLSYNVDFDTFKELIQNLFKKKQTEEAREKEVLEENNNNSLPDFITHKTTSKK; this is encoded by the coding sequence GTGTTAGTGCTTTCTATTCCTGCTGTACAAACAAGTTTAGGTAATTATGCCACAAAAAGGCTTAATGAAGAATTTGGTACTAATATTAGTATTAAAAGAGTAGGGTTACAGTTAAATGGCGATGTAGAGTTTAAAAATATTTTTATTGAAGATTATAAAAAAGACACATTAATAAATATTGCAGAACTAAATACCTCTATTTTAAACTTTCATAATCTATATAATAACAAGATGACCTTTGGTGATGTTGACATTATTGATTTGTATTTAAATATTAAAACTTACAAAGATACAACCGACACTAACCTTGACATTTTTGTTAAAAAAATTGAAGGTGATAACCCCAAAAAAGGAGATGGTACCTTTTTGTTATCGTCTAGTGATGTATCAGTCTACAACGGTATTTTTAAGTTAACAGATGAAAATAGAGAGGTTTCTAAACGTTTAGATTTTAAAGATTTAAATATTAATGCTACCAATTTTTTAATTAAAGGGAGTGATGTAAGCACCAGAATTAATAAGCTGTCATTTACAGATAGCAGAGGTTTGAGTATTAAAAATATGATGACCAATTTTAAGTATACACTTACCGGAATGACCTTTGATAATTTAAATATTAAAACTGCAGAGTCTACATTAAAAGGAGATCTTAAGTTTTTATATAAGCGCGAAGATTTACAGTATTTTACCGATAAGGTTTTAGTTGAAGCTAACTTTAAAGAATCTGATATCTTGTTAGATGAACTTAATTTAATTTATGATGAGTTTGGATACAATCAAAGAGCTATTTTTGATGTTAATTTAACCGGCACTTTAAACAATTTAAGGGCAACAAACTTAAACCTTAAAACTAATAGAAATACTAAAGTACTTGGTGATATAGACTTTAAAAATCTGTTTAGCAAAGAAGAAAATAATTTCTTTATGGATGGCAGATTTTCTAATTTAACATCAACTTATACAGACTTAAAAGCTCTTTTGCCCAATGTTATAGGAGAAGCTATACCTTCTACTTTTGAAAGATTAGGTAGGTTTACAATTACCGGAAACACACAAATAACATCTACAACTGTAAATGCAGATATTGAGATTGATACAGAGATAGGTGTTGTTTATAATGATTTAAAAATGACCAAAGTAAATGACATTGATAATGCCGTTTATCATGGTAAAGTTGAATTTAAGGAGTTTGATTTTGGTGTTTTTTTAGATGACCCCAAAATAGGAATAGGATCTTTAGATTTTGATGTTGAAGGTAATGGCTTTATTACAGAAACTATTGATACTAAAGTAAAAGGAGATATTTACAATATAGTTTACAACAATTATAATTATAGCCGTATAAAAGTTGCGGGTAATGTTAGAAACAAAATTTTTGATGGGAACTTAATTGTAAACGATAAAAATCTTCAAATGCAATTTAGCGGATTAGTAGATTTTTCTGAAGAAATAAAAAAATACGATTTTGAAGCCGATGTAGATTATGCCAATCTAAACACCCTTAACTTTATAAAAAAAGATAGTATTTCTATTTTTAAAAGTAGGCTTAATATGAACATGAATGCTAGCAATCTAGATGATGCCTACGGAAGAATTTCATTTAGCAATACTACCTATACTAATGAGCATGATACCTATTATTTTAAAACATTCAATATATCTTCAAGATTTGATAACAGCATTAGGTATATAGAATTTAAATCGCCAGATATTATTGAAGGCGATTTAAAAGGACGCTTTGTTTTCAACGATTTAAAAAAACTTTTTGAAAATTCTTTAGGGCACATATATACCAATTATATTCCACATAAAGTAAAAACTAATCAGAGTATAGATTTCAATTTTAAAATATACAATAAAATAGCAGAGGTTATTTTTCCCGAAATTGAATTGGGTAAAAACACCTTTATTCGTGGTAGAGTAGAAAGCGATGAAACCAATTTTAAACTCACCTTTAAATCGCCACAAATAAAGGTTTATGATTACTTTGCAAATAATATAGAACTACAGGTAGATAATAGTAATCCGCTTTTTAATACTTATGTAGAAGTAGATAGTTTGAACACCAAATTTTACAACGTTTCTAAATTCAATTTAATTAACGTTACGGTAAATGATACCTTGTTTATGCGTTCAGAGTTTAAAGGCGGTAAACAAAATAAAGATACTTATAATCTAAGTTTTTATCATACTATTAATGAAGAAATGGAATCTGTTATAGGCTTTAAAAAATCAGATTTCACCATAAAAGACAGGAAATGGTATATTAATGAAAAATCAGATACTTTAAATAAATTGTCTTTTAATAAGGCTTTAACTAAGTTTAATTTCAATAACTTAAAAATAAACCATAAAGATGAAGAAATAAAACTATCTGGCTTTTTAAAAGATTCTACACAAAAAGATATTAAGCTAAATTTTAAAAATGTAAATCTTGCAAAAATAACCCCAGATATTGATAGCTTGTCGCTTGCAGGAAAAGTAAATGGTAAGCTAGATATACTGCAACAAAATGGTAGTTATTTACCAAACTCAACCATTGTTATAAATGATTTTAAAATCAATAATTTCCCGTTGGGAGATTTTGATGCAGAAATTAAAGGTAATGAAGACCTAACAAACTATGTGGTAAATGCCAATATTAAAAATGACATCTCTAAATCGTTAATAGCTCAAGGAAATATTAATGTAGTAGGAAAACAATCTACAATAGATGTAGGTGTTAATTTTGATCATTTCGTTCTATCACCACTCAATCCGTTGTTAGATGGTGTACTGTCTAATATTAGAGGCTTTATAACTGGAGAGGTAAATATAGTTGGAGATCTTAAAAAACCAAATATAGAGGGCAACCTTAAATTAGAAGATGCTGGTTTAGGCATACCCTATTTAAATGTAGATTATGCTTTTAATAATAATGCTTCGGTAACTTTAAAAGATCAAAGTTTTATTTTTAATAATATTCAGCTAACAGATACAAAATTTAACTCAAGAGGTATTCTAGACGGGTCACTAAGTCACGTAAACCTATCTAAATGGAGTTTAGATTTAAACATAAAAACGAAACGATTATTAGTTTTAGATACAGAAGAAACTGAAGAATCTTTGTATTATGGGCGTGGTTTTATGGGAGGTGTTGCACAAATAAAAGGGCCTACAGAACAATTAAATATTAATGTAATTGCCGAAACCAAAGCAGGTACAGTCTTTAAAATTCCTTTAAATGACACAGAATCTTTTGGAGATAATTCTTTCATTCATTTTGTTACCAAAAAGGAAAAAGAAGCAAAAAATAAAGGCGAAGAAGTAACCTTTGAAGAAATTCAAGGTTTAGAATTAGATTTTGATGTAGATGTAACTGAAGATGCCGATTTAGAAATAATTATAGATAAAGATACGGGCCATTCACTAAAAGGAAAAGGTAGAGGAGGTATTTTAGTAGAAATTAATACCAACGGAAAATTTAATATGTGGGGAGATTTTGCGGTATTTGAAGGGATTTACAATTTTGCTTACGGTGGTTTAGTGCAAAAACAATTTATAGTGCAACCTGGTGGAACAATAGCGTGGAATGGAGACCCTTTAAGAAATACTACTATAGATATGTTGGCCATTTATAAAACACAAGCAAACCCATCGCCATTGCTAGATAATCCTATAAATAGAAGTATTCCAGTTGAATTAAACATTGCTTTAACAGGCGATTTAGAACAGCCCACACCAGAGTTTAGTTTTGAGTTTCCTAATGTGAATTCATCTGTAAAATCAGAGTTACAGTACCGTTTAGAAGCCCCAGATGATAAACAAAACCAAGCATTATATTTAATATCAACAGGGTCTTTTTCTCGTGGTCTAAATGAACTTAATTTCTCAGGAACCATAGCAGAAAGGCTCAATGGTATAATTAATGGTATTTTTTCTAACGGAAACGGTAAGTTTAATTTAGGAGTTAATTATGAAGCAGGACAAAACAGTCCAGATTACCAAACCGATGATAGAGTTGGGGTTACATTACAAACTCAAATTAGCGACAGAGTACTTATAAATGGTAAAGTAGGAGTGCCCATTGGAGGAGCAGATGCCACAAACACAGTTGTAGCAGGCGATGTTCAAATAGATTTTTTGTTAAACGATGAAGGAACTTTAGTAGCTAAAGTTTTTAATAGAGAAAACAGTATTCAAAATTTTGGTGAAGATATTGGATATACGCAAGGGGTTGGACTTTCATATAATGTAGATTTTGATACCTTTAAAGAACTCATTCAAAACCTATTTAAAAAGAAGCAAACAGAAGAAGCTCGAGAAAAAGAAGTATTAGAAGAAAATAACAACAATTCTTTACCAGATTTTATAACTCACAAAACAACTTCAAAAAAGTAA
- the tsaD gene encoding tRNA (adenosine(37)-N6)-threonylcarbamoyltransferase complex transferase subunit TsaD, translated as MDSQNIFILGIESSCDDTAASVIHNGKILSNVIASQKIHEEYGGVVPELASRAHQQNIVPVVHQALKKAGVTKEELSAVAFTRGPGLMGSLLVGTSFAKSLAYGLNIPLIDVNHMQGHILAHFIEEEDFKKPPFPFLAMTISGGHTQIVKVNHYFDMEVIGETIDDAVGEAFDKSGKILGLGYPAGPEIDKRAKLGNPKAFKFTKPKVDGLNFSFSGLKTGILYFVQRETKANPNFIKENLNDICASIQYTIIGILVDKLKKASKETGIKHIAIGGGVSANSGIRQALKDGEQKFGWTTYVPKFEYTTDNAAMIAIVGYLKYLEGHFTKQDIMASARLKI; from the coding sequence ATGGATTCACAAAATATTTTCATTCTAGGAATTGAGTCGTCTTGCGATGATACAGCAGCTTCTGTAATACACAACGGAAAAATTTTAAGTAATGTAATTGCTAGTCAAAAAATACATGAAGAATACGGTGGTGTTGTACCAGAATTAGCCTCTAGAGCACACCAACAAAATATAGTACCTGTAGTACATCAAGCTCTAAAAAAAGCAGGTGTTACCAAAGAAGAATTAAGTGCTGTTGCCTTTACTCGTGGTCCAGGACTTATGGGGAGTTTGCTAGTTGGCACCTCATTTGCAAAATCTTTGGCTTATGGTTTAAACATACCATTAATAGATGTTAACCATATGCAGGGGCATATTTTAGCCCATTTTATTGAAGAGGAAGATTTTAAAAAACCACCCTTTCCGTTTTTAGCTATGACCATTTCTGGTGGGCACACCCAAATTGTTAAAGTGAACCATTATTTTGATATGGAAGTTATAGGAGAAACTATTGATGATGCTGTTGGTGAAGCCTTTGATAAAAGCGGAAAAATACTAGGTCTTGGTTATCCTGCAGGACCAGAAATTGATAAACGCGCTAAATTAGGAAACCCAAAAGCCTTTAAGTTCACAAAACCAAAAGTAGATGGATTGAATTTTAGCTTCTCTGGATTAAAAACAGGTATCCTCTATTTTGTACAACGCGAAACCAAAGCAAATCCTAATTTTATTAAAGAAAACTTAAATGATATTTGTGCCTCTATTCAATATACCATTATTGGAATTTTGGTTGATAAACTAAAAAAAGCCTCAAAAGAAACTGGTATTAAACACATTGCTATTGGTGGCGGAGTATCTGCTAACTCTGGAATTAGACAAGCTTTAAAAGATGGCGAGCAAAAATTTGGGTGGACTACCTACGTACCTAAATTTGAATATACCACCGATAATGCTGCTATGATTGCCATTGTTGGCTATTTAAAATATTTAGAAGGCCATTTTACCAAACAAGATATAATGGCTTCGGCTAGGTTAAAAATTTAA
- a CDS encoding peptidylprolyl isomerase: protein MKKHLLIYSFIFLSSILTAQTNAEQELANIETHKQAEKFIKDKYNFNSKIIVFNEEKHKTILAKSLFKLNKGQVKQEEKEFEKILYKILDRNTKSYYRVSYIFLDGNKYSLESIEELRKTLIKKYNNGTPFYQLANQYSMDNNAQKGGDTGWFTTGEMHPDFENALINNEHALNDIYTINIPSKNWYYLVLQTYKPKDITEIEVLKIVEPKN from the coding sequence ATGAAAAAACACCTACTTATTTACAGTTTTATTTTTTTATCATCTATTTTAACTGCCCAAACTAATGCAGAACAAGAACTAGCCAATATAGAAACCCATAAACAAGCTGAGAAATTTATTAAGGATAAGTATAATTTTAATAGTAAAATAATTGTCTTTAATGAAGAAAAACACAAAACAATATTGGCAAAATCTCTGTTTAAATTAAACAAAGGCCAAGTAAAACAAGAAGAAAAAGAATTTGAAAAAATACTATATAAAATACTAGATAGAAACACCAAATCATATTACCGAGTGTCTTATATTTTCTTAGACGGCAACAAATATTCATTAGAAAGTATTGAAGAACTTAGAAAAACATTGATTAAAAAATACAACAATGGCACACCTTTTTATCAGTTAGCTAATCAATATTCTATGGATAACAATGCTCAAAAAGGTGGTGATACAGGATGGTTTACAACAGGTGAAATGCATCCAGATTTTGAGAACGCTTTAATTAACAATGAGCATGCTTTAAATGATATTTATACTATTAATATTCCTTCAAAAAACTGGTATTATCTTGTACTTCAAACCTACAAACCTAAAGATATAACAGAAATTGAAGTCCTTAAAATTGTTGAACCTAAAAACTAA
- a CDS encoding 16S rRNA (uracil(1498)-N(3))-methyltransferase produces MQLFYNPNITENTKQFTFPKDESKHIVKVLRKNTGDTLHITNGNGWLFKAELTIPNINKCLVTITSKAKQPTRDYKLHLAVAPTKMNDRYEWFLEKATEIGIDTITPIICDHSERKVIKPARFERILQSAMKQSLNCYLPKLNEAISFKDFIKQDFNGNLFIAHCEETNRKSLKSQLKPKTEITILIGPEGDFSTKEIEMALANKFIPVTLGDTRLRTETAAIVACHSVAFINQ; encoded by the coding sequence ATGCAACTCTTTTACAATCCAAATATCACAGAAAACACCAAACAATTCACCTTTCCTAAAGATGAAAGCAAACATATTGTAAAAGTTTTACGCAAAAACACGGGCGATACTTTACATATTACAAATGGCAACGGTTGGTTGTTTAAAGCAGAATTAACAATACCCAACATTAATAAATGTCTGGTTACTATCACATCAAAAGCAAAACAACCAACCCGTGATTACAAATTACATTTGGCAGTAGCACCTACAAAAATGAACGATAGGTATGAATGGTTTTTAGAAAAAGCTACTGAAATTGGTATTGATACCATTACGCCTATTATTTGTGACCATAGTGAACGTAAAGTTATTAAACCTGCACGTTTTGAACGCATTTTGCAATCGGCCATGAAACAGTCTTTAAATTGTTATTTACCCAAACTAAATGAAGCTATTTCATTTAAAGATTTTATAAAACAAGACTTTAATGGCAATTTATTTATTGCACATTGCGAAGAAACCAATAGAAAATCTTTAAAAAGCCAATTAAAACCAAAAACAGAAATCACCATTTTAATTGGTCCAGAAGGCGATTTTAGTACTAAAGAAATTGAAATGGCATTGGCTAATAAATTTATTCCTGTAACTTTGGGTGATACCAGATTAAGAACAGAAACCGCTGCTATTGTAGCGTGTCATTCTGTAGCTTTTATAAACCAGTAA
- a CDS encoding DUF4159 domain-containing protein translates to MQKVILLLIFHFSLLTINSQELAVLKYKGGGDWYSNPTSLPNLIAFCNENINTKIEAKPQNVEVGSPDIFQYPLLHMTGHGNVFFSDDDAENLRNYLISGGFLHIDDNYGMQPYITEQLKKVFPDKELVELPANHQIFNTAFSFPNGLPKIHEHDGKRPQAFGIFYEDRLVLLFTYESDLGDGWEDESVHNDPPEVREKALKMGANIVKYAFEN, encoded by the coding sequence ATGCAAAAAGTAATTTTACTTTTAATTTTTCACTTTTCACTACTCACTATTAATTCGCAAGAATTAGCTGTATTAAAATACAAAGGTGGTGGCGATTGGTATAGCAACCCTACCTCTTTACCTAATTTAATAGCGTTTTGTAATGAGAACATTAACACAAAAATAGAAGCGAAACCTCAAAATGTAGAAGTTGGAAGTCCAGATATTTTTCAATATCCATTATTACACATGACCGGACATGGCAATGTATTTTTTAGTGACGATGATGCCGAAAACTTGCGTAATTACCTAATATCTGGAGGCTTTTTGCATATAGATGATAATTACGGTATGCAACCATATATAACAGAACAATTAAAAAAAGTATTCCCAGATAAAGAATTAGTAGAACTTCCTGCTAATCACCAAATTTTTAACACCGCTTTTAGTTTTCCTAACGGACTACCAAAAATACATGAACATGATGGTAAGCGCCCACAGGCTTTTGGTATTTTTTATGAAGACAGATTAGTACTTTTATTTACTTATGAAAGTGATTTAGGTGATGGTTGGGAAGATGAATCGGTTCATAACGACCCACCCGAAGTACGCGAAAAAGCTCTTAAAATGGGGGCTAATATTGTTAAATATGCTTTTGAAAATTAA
- a CDS encoding TrmH family RNA methyltransferase — protein sequence MQLTHYNTQFTKRTFPITLISDNVTNAPNIGSLFRISDAFGVEKLILCGNHIPFGRKMTKTSRATEKSVNFEIHESALKVIQDLKSKNYQIIALEITETSTPIHTFKFSKENPIVVVIGDENFGVSEAILKLSDTTIHIDMYGKNSSMNVVQATNIALYEITKQML from the coding sequence TTGCAACTAACTCATTATAATACACAATTTACAAAACGTACATTTCCAATAACGTTAATAAGCGATAACGTAACCAATGCCCCCAATATTGGTAGCTTATTTAGAATAAGTGATGCTTTTGGAGTTGAAAAACTAATACTTTGTGGTAACCATATTCCTTTTGGTAGAAAAATGACTAAAACATCAAGAGCTACAGAGAAATCGGTAAATTTTGAAATACATGAGTCTGCTTTAAAAGTTATTCAAGATTTAAAATCTAAAAATTATCAAATTATTGCTTTAGAAATTACAGAAACAAGCACACCTATTCATACCTTTAAATTTTCGAAAGAAAACCCCATAGTTGTTGTAATTGGTGATGAAAATTTTGGAGTTTCAGAAGCTATTTTAAAACTTTCTGATACTACTATTCATATTGATATGTACGGAAAAAACAGTAGTATGAATGTGGTACAAGCCACTAATATTGCGCTGTATGAAATAACTAAACAAATGTTGTAA
- a CDS encoding AI-2E family transporter — protein sequence MNSKIISNGILRAIAIICGVVLVLYLLYKIQSVIGYIAIAAVISLIGRPVVLLLREKLKFKNTFAVVTTMVLLLAVFGGLVSLFIPLIIKQGQNLSLLNIDELQGNIENLYIEIVTYFDLHQIDVEQSLKDSNLFSKLDFSVIPDFLNTIISGLGSFSIGLFSVLFISFFFLKDSKLFENSILTLIPDNKETRWKTSSEKIKDLLSRYFVGLIFQILILFIIYMIGLLIIGVENAVVIAFLCALLNLIPYVGPLIGGALMITLTMTSSLGQSFSDVILPKTLWVLLVIAIGQLVDNFGSQPIIFSKSVKSHPLEIFLVILIAGILFGVLGLIIAIPAYTAIKVVLKEFLSENKIVKKLTKDL from the coding sequence ATGAATTCTAAAATAATTTCAAACGGTATTTTAAGAGCTATTGCCATAATTTGTGGTGTTGTTTTAGTACTTTACCTATTATATAAAATTCAATCGGTAATTGGCTATATTGCTATTGCTGCTGTTATTTCATTAATAGGAAGGCCTGTTGTACTTCTTTTAAGAGAAAAACTTAAATTTAAAAACACCTTTGCGGTTGTTACAACCATGGTTTTACTACTTGCTGTTTTTGGCGGATTAGTTAGTTTATTTATTCCTTTAATTATTAAACAAGGGCAAAATTTATCACTATTAAATATTGATGAATTACAAGGTAATATTGAAAATCTTTATATTGAAATTGTTACTTATTTTGATTTACACCAAATTGATGTAGAACAATCTTTAAAAGATTCTAACTTGTTTTCTAAGTTAGATTTTTCGGTAATTCCAGACTTTCTAAACACTATTATTAGTGGTTTAGGCAGTTTTAGCATTGGTCTGTTTTCGGTATTATTTATTTCTTTTTTCTTTTTAAAAGACAGCAAATTATTTGAAAACAGCATTCTTACGTTAATTCCAGATAATAAAGAAACACGTTGGAAAACTTCATCAGAAAAAATTAAAGATTTACTATCGCGTTACTTTGTAGGGTTAATTTTTCAAATACTCATTCTATTCATTATTTACATGATTGGGCTATTAATTATTGGTGTAGAAAATGCTGTTGTTATTGCTTTTTTATGTGCGCTATTAAATCTAATTCCCTACGTTGGCCCATTAATTGGGGGCGCTTTAATGATTACACTAACAATGACAAGCTCACTGGGGCAAAGTTTTAGCGATGTTATTTTACCAAAAACACTTTGGGTTTTACTTGTTATAGCCATTGGACAATTGGTTGATAATTTTGGAAGTCAGCCCATTATTTTTTCAAAAAGTGTAAAATCACATCCATTAGAAATCTTTTTAGTAATTCTTATTGCTGGTATTTTATTTGGAGTTTTAGGACTTATTATTGCCATACCTGCTTATACCGCTATTAAGGTTGTATTAAAAGAATTTCTTTCTGAAAACAAAATAGTTAAAAAGCTTACCAAAGACCTATAA
- a CDS encoding class I SAM-dependent methyltransferase, translated as MNLAILNTDVQSFISENLNANLTKLLLKGTAFKNVETKDIIEQIEAKNRCKLKLPTWFNTNNIYYPNKLNIEQTSSEITANYKSKLISGETIIDVTGGFGIDCFYFSKQFNNVTHCEVNENLSNIVKHNFKQLKAINIETLHTDGVAYLKLHSKPFDWIYIDPSRRHDNKGKVFFIKDCLPNVPEHLESLFTSSKNILIKTSPLLDISVGLSELKHVKTIHIVAVNNEVKELLWILENNFEGSVNIETINIKKEQNETFSFNFNNTQKASNFNKPLTYLYEPNAAILKSGGFNEVSHQLNVYKLHQHSHLYTSNTLIKFPGRVFKIENVIPFNKKALKSLNLNKANITTRNFPETVAQIRKKFKIKDGGDTYLFFTTDLNNNKIVIVTQKA; from the coding sequence TTGAATTTAGCCATTTTAAATACTGATGTTCAGAGTTTTATTTCTGAAAACTTAAACGCTAACCTCACCAAACTTCTTTTAAAAGGTACTGCTTTTAAAAATGTTGAAACCAAAGACATTATAGAGCAAATTGAAGCTAAAAATCGCTGTAAATTAAAACTTCCCACTTGGTTTAATACTAATAATATTTACTACCCCAATAAATTAAATATTGAACAAACTTCATCTGAAATCACTGCCAATTATAAAAGTAAATTGATTTCTGGTGAAACAATTATTGATGTAACAGGCGGATTTGGGATAGATTGTTTTTATTTTTCAAAACAATTTAATAATGTTACGCATTGTGAAGTAAATGAAAACCTATCTAACATAGTAAAACATAATTTTAAGCAACTAAAAGCCATAAATATTGAAACGCTACATACAGATGGTGTGGCGTATTTAAAATTGCATTCAAAACCCTTTGATTGGATTTATATAGACCCGTCTAGAAGACATGATAACAAAGGCAAAGTCTTCTTTATAAAAGATTGTTTACCTAATGTACCAGAGCACTTAGAATCCTTATTTACTTCTTCAAAAAACATTTTAATAAAAACATCTCCTTTACTCGATATTTCGGTTGGTTTATCTGAATTAAAACACGTTAAAACCATACATATTGTAGCTGTAAATAATGAAGTAAAAGAATTACTTTGGATTTTAGAAAACAACTTTGAAGGTTCTGTAAATATTGAAACCATCAACATAAAAAAAGAACAAAACGAAACTTTTAGCTTCAATTTTAACAACACCCAAAAAGCCTCTAATTTCAACAAACCACTCACCTATTTATACGAACCAAATGCAGCCATTTTAAAATCTGGAGGTTTTAATGAAGTATCCCACCAATTAAACGTTTATAAACTCCATCAACATTCGCATTTATATACTAGTAATACGTTAATTAAATTCCCTGGAAGAGTATTTAAAATTGAAAATGTTATTCCTTTTAATAAAAAGGCTTTAAAAAGTTTAAATCTAAACAAAGCTAATATTACCACTCGTAATTTTCCTGAGACGGTAGCTCAAATTAGAAAAAAATTCAAAATTAAAGATGGCGGAGACACCTATTTGTTTTTTACTACAGATTTAAATAATAACAAAATAGTAATTGTTACCCAAAAAGCTTAA
- a CDS encoding RNA methyltransferase produces MNDNFTNEFFGIGIQNGKTPENLGVLWRSAQNLGASFIFTIGNRYAKQACDTHNAVKAMPYFHYENFDEFYKNLPKGARLVGVELTEEAEPLETFHHPRRCVYLLGAEDHGLSKQAIKKSHFLVKFKSELSLNVSVAGSIVMYDRGIDKPRS; encoded by the coding sequence ATGAATGATAACTTCACAAATGAGTTTTTCGGAATTGGAATTCAGAATGGTAAAACTCCTGAAAACTTAGGTGTTTTATGGCGTTCGGCTCAAAATTTAGGCGCAAGTTTTATTTTTACTATCGGTAATAGGTATGCAAAACAAGCATGTGATACACATAATGCAGTAAAAGCAATGCCTTATTTTCATTATGAAAACTTTGATGAATTTTATAAGAACTTACCTAAAGGAGCGCGTTTGGTAGGTGTTGAGTTAACTGAAGAGGCAGAACCTTTAGAAACATTTCATCACCCAAGACGTTGTGTGTATTTATTGGGAGCAGAGGATCACGGACTTTCTAAACAGGCCATTAAAAAGTCTCACTTTTTAGTAAAATTTAAGTCAGAATTAAGTTTAAATGTATCAGTTGCAGGAAGTATTGTAATGTACGATAGAGGTATTGATAAACCGCGTTCTTAA